One window from the genome of Lentibacillus daqui encodes:
- the gyrA gene encoding DNA gyrase subunit A, which translates to MADQQRPNVQEVNLSQEMRTSFLDYAMSVIVSRALPDVRDGLKPVHRRILFAMNDLGMHADKAYKKSARIVGEVIGKYHPHGDSAVYESMVRMAQDFSYRYMLVDGHGNFGSVDGDSAAAMRYTEARMSKISMELLRDINKDTIDYQDNYDGTEREPIVFPSRFPNLIVNGTSGIAVGMATNIPPHNLGETIDAVLAISKDPEISIGELMENYIHGPDFPTAGQILGLSGIRKAYETGKGSITIRAKVNIEEQANGKATIIATELPYQVNKAKLVEKIAELVRDKRIDGITDLRDESDRNGLRVVIELRRDVNPNVVLNNLYKYTALQTTFGINMLALVDGHPKVLTIKQCLVHYLDHQKVIIKRRTAFELKKAEARAHILEGLRIALDHLDEVISLIRNSKTADIARDGLMERFKLSEKQAQAILDMRLQRLTGLEREKIESEYNDLVKLIEELKAILADDEKVLEIIREELTEIKERYSDDRRTEIMVGGADFFEDEDLIPEENIVITLTHKGYIKRLPSSTYRTQKRGGRGIQGMGTNEDDFVEHLVSTSTHDTVLFFTNKGKVYKVKGYEIPEFGRTAKGIPIINVLQIEPDEWVNAVITIEQFSDDWYFFFTTKYGISKRTSLSQFANIRKGGLIALNLREGDELISVRLTDGNKHIMIGTRNGYLIRFPEDQIRSMGRISAGVKGISLRGDDEVISMEILEEGSRILNVTSKGYGKQTPEAEYRVTNRGGKGIFTCNVTEKTGHVVAVKAVTGEEDMMLITVAGVLIRIPVGGISETGRNTQGVRLIRLHDEEEVATVTILERDEDEEEESDDEEVINEETKPAEKIDENDDDEE; encoded by the coding sequence ATGGCGGATCAACAACGTCCAAATGTTCAGGAAGTGAATCTTAGTCAGGAAATGCGGACATCCTTTCTTGACTATGCAATGAGTGTAATTGTGTCACGTGCATTGCCTGATGTGCGTGATGGTTTGAAGCCGGTTCATCGCAGAATATTATTTGCGATGAACGATTTAGGTATGCATGCGGATAAAGCATATAAAAAATCCGCTCGTATTGTCGGTGAAGTAATCGGTAAGTATCATCCACATGGTGACTCTGCCGTGTATGAATCAATGGTACGGATGGCACAGGATTTTAGTTATCGGTATATGCTTGTTGATGGACACGGGAATTTTGGGTCCGTTGACGGTGATTCGGCAGCGGCAATGCGATATACAGAGGCGCGTATGTCCAAAATATCAATGGAGTTACTTCGCGACATCAATAAGGATACCATTGATTACCAGGATAACTATGATGGTACAGAACGCGAGCCAATTGTGTTTCCTTCCCGCTTTCCAAACTTGATTGTTAACGGGACATCGGGAATTGCTGTCGGGATGGCGACAAACATTCCGCCGCACAATTTGGGTGAAACAATTGATGCAGTTCTGGCTATAAGTAAAGACCCGGAAATTTCCATTGGAGAATTAATGGAAAACTATATCCATGGTCCCGACTTCCCGACTGCAGGTCAAATTCTTGGACTCAGTGGTATTCGCAAGGCGTATGAAACAGGAAAAGGATCGATCACGATTCGGGCAAAAGTGAATATTGAGGAACAGGCAAATGGCAAGGCAACGATCATTGCAACTGAACTGCCTTACCAGGTAAACAAGGCAAAATTAGTGGAAAAGATTGCTGAACTTGTCAGGGATAAACGGATTGACGGAATTACTGATTTACGCGATGAATCTGATCGAAATGGTCTGCGTGTTGTCATTGAATTACGTCGTGATGTCAATCCAAATGTGGTGTTGAATAATTTATATAAATATACAGCACTTCAAACAACATTTGGAATCAATATGCTGGCACTGGTTGACGGACATCCAAAGGTATTAACGATAAAACAATGCCTGGTACACTATTTGGATCACCAAAAAGTCATCATTAAACGTCGTACGGCATTTGAACTTAAAAAAGCAGAAGCCCGGGCACACATATTGGAAGGATTGCGGATAGCACTTGATCATCTTGATGAAGTTATTTCACTTATTCGCAACTCCAAAACAGCCGATATTGCCCGTGATGGCTTGATGGAACGCTTCAAGTTGTCAGAAAAACAGGCACAGGCAATTCTTGATATGCGTTTGCAACGACTAACCGGTTTGGAACGGGAAAAGATCGAAAGCGAATATAATGACTTAGTCAAACTAATAGAGGAATTGAAGGCGATTCTGGCTGATGATGAAAAAGTGCTTGAGATCATCCGTGAAGAGTTAACTGAAATAAAAGAGCGCTACAGCGATGACCGGCGGACGGAAATCATGGTTGGCGGCGCTGATTTTTTCGAGGATGAAGACTTAATTCCGGAAGAAAATATCGTCATTACGCTAACCCACAAGGGGTATATTAAACGCCTGCCATCGTCGACATATCGTACTCAAAAACGTGGTGGCCGGGGAATACAAGGAATGGGGACAAATGAAGATGACTTTGTCGAACATTTAGTGTCCACCTCCACCCATGATACGGTACTTTTCTTCACGAATAAAGGGAAAGTATACAAGGTCAAAGGTTACGAGATACCTGAATTTGGACGGACAGCCAAAGGAATTCCTATTATTAATGTGCTGCAGATCGAACCGGATGAATGGGTAAATGCAGTGATTACGATTGAACAGTTTTCTGACGACTGGTATTTCTTTTTCACGACAAAATATGGCATTTCCAAACGGACGAGTTTGTCACAATTCGCTAATATACGAAAGGGCGGGTTAATTGCCTTGAATCTTCGCGAGGGTGATGAATTAATCTCTGTACGTTTAACCGATGGGAATAAACATATTATGATTGGCACCCGAAATGGTTATCTTATTCGCTTTCCTGAAGACCAAATTCGTTCAATGGGACGTATCTCAGCTGGCGTCAAAGGTATTTCATTACGTGGTGATGATGAAGTGATTTCCATGGAGATTCTTGAAGAAGGTTCCAGAATCCTGAATGTTACCAGCAAAGGGTATGGAAAACAAACACCTGAAGCAGAATACCGGGTAACAAATCGTGGCGGTAAGGGAATCTTCACTTGTAACGTAACAGAAAAGACCGGACATGTAGTTGCTGTTAAGGCAGTTACCGGTGAAGAGGATATGATGTTAATTACTGTTGCGGGTGTGTTAATTCGTATTCCGGTCGGCGGTATTTCAGAAACAGGAAGAAATACACAAGGTGTCCGCCTGATTCGTCTTCACGATGAAGAGGAAGTTGCTACAGTTACAATACTAGAACGAGACGAAGACGAAGAAGAAGAAAGTGACGATGAGGAAGTAATCAACGAAGAAACGAAACCGGCAGAGAAAATAGATGAAAATGATGACGATGAAGAATAA
- the yaaA gene encoding S4 domain-containing protein YaaA, with amino-acid sequence MHKQIEIDTEFITLGQFLKLTNIFESGGMIKAFLQDFGVMVNGEQEHRRGRKLYEHDVIEVEQNGSYIVTKK; translated from the coding sequence TTGCATAAACAAATTGAAATAGACACCGAATTCATTACATTGGGCCAGTTTTTAAAGCTGACAAATATTTTTGAATCAGGCGGTATGATTAAGGCTTTTCTACAAGATTTTGGTGTTATGGTTAATGGTGAGCAAGAGCATCGCCGTGGCAGAAAACTCTATGAACATGATGTGATTGAAGTAGAGCAAAACGGGTCCTATATAGTTACTAAGAAATAA
- the remB gene encoding extracellular matrix regulator RemB, which translates to MFIHIGNDTVIQSKDVVTIIDRNVVTSSSIMEEMMNAAKQTDKIAGDPDESKSVVVTTDYIYYSSLSVSTLKKRASMISTISKLDDYVEEIE; encoded by the coding sequence ATGTTTATTCACATTGGAAATGATACAGTTATACAATCAAAAGATGTGGTCACCATTATTGACCGAAATGTGGTTACTTCCTCTTCCATCATGGAGGAGATGATGAATGCTGCCAAACAAACGGACAAGATAGCAGGCGATCCTGATGAGTCAAAATCTGTTGTGGTGACCACTGATTATATTTACTACAGTTCACTATCCGTATCTACACTAAAAAAACGAGCAAGTATGATCTCAACAATCAGCAAGCTGGATGATTATGTGGAGGAAATCGAGTGA
- the gyrB gene encoding DNA topoisomerase (ATP-hydrolyzing) subunit B has product MSIDNRVSDKQAYNADQIQVLEGLEAVRKRPGMYIGSTSERGLHHLVWEIVDNSIDEALAGFCDHIQVIIEKDNSVTVKDNGRGIPVDIQKKTGKPALEVIMTVLHAGGKFGGGGYKVSGGLHGVGASVVNALSSNLEVYVHRDGKIYFLAFEKGVAQDGIKVIGETEITGTITHFKPDPEIFTETTAFEFDTLQQRVRELAFLNKGIRISLEDKRTDEEPVTFHYEGGIKSYVEYINRTKEVLHPPFYAETEEQNIIVEVAIQYNDGFASNIYSFANNIHTYEGGTHEAGFKTGLTRVINDYARKNSLFKENDPNLTGDDVREGLTAIVSIKHPDPQFEGQTKTKLGNSEVRTVTDAAFSESFSNFLFENPTTAKIIVEKGLMASRARMAAKKARELTRRKGALEVSNLPGKLADCSSRDAEISELYIVEGDSAGGSAKQGRDRHFQAILPLRGKILNVEKARLDKILSNNEVRMMITALGTGIAEDFDITKARYHKVVIMTDADVDGAHIRTLLLTFFYRYMRPLIENGYIYIAQPPLYKIQQGKIAHYAYDDKELDRILEEIPKVPKPGLQRYKGLGEMNAEQLWETTMNPESRTLLQVELEDAIDADQVFNILMGDKVEPRRNFIQENAQYVKNLDI; this is encoded by the coding sequence ATGTCAATAGACAACAGAGTATCAGATAAACAAGCCTATAATGCAGATCAGATCCAGGTACTTGAAGGGCTTGAGGCTGTTCGCAAACGGCCTGGTATGTATATTGGTTCAACGAGTGAAAGAGGCTTACATCATCTGGTTTGGGAAATTGTGGATAATAGTATTGATGAGGCTTTGGCCGGCTTTTGTGATCATATCCAGGTCATTATCGAAAAGGATAATAGCGTCACAGTAAAAGATAATGGCCGGGGAATTCCAGTTGATATTCAAAAGAAAACAGGCAAACCTGCACTGGAAGTAATCATGACTGTCTTGCACGCCGGAGGGAAATTTGGCGGTGGCGGTTATAAGGTATCCGGTGGTCTGCATGGTGTTGGAGCATCAGTTGTCAATGCATTATCAAGCAATTTGGAAGTGTATGTCCATCGGGATGGCAAAATATACTTTTTGGCTTTTGAAAAGGGTGTTGCACAGGATGGAATTAAAGTAATTGGTGAAACAGAGATTACTGGTACAATTACCCACTTTAAGCCTGACCCGGAAATATTTACGGAAACAACGGCATTTGAATTTGACACCTTACAGCAGCGTGTTCGTGAATTAGCCTTTTTAAATAAGGGAATTCGGATTTCATTAGAAGATAAACGTACAGACGAAGAACCCGTGACCTTTCACTATGAAGGCGGGATTAAGTCATATGTTGAATATATTAATCGTACGAAAGAAGTACTGCACCCGCCGTTTTATGCTGAAACGGAAGAACAGAATATTATCGTCGAAGTAGCTATCCAATACAATGATGGCTTTGCCAGTAATATTTACTCGTTTGCCAATAATATTCATACCTATGAAGGTGGCACCCATGAGGCTGGTTTCAAAACAGGGCTGACACGGGTGATTAATGATTATGCGCGAAAGAATAGCCTGTTTAAGGAAAATGACCCGAATTTGACAGGTGATGATGTACGTGAAGGGTTGACTGCGATCGTATCCATTAAACATCCTGACCCGCAATTTGAAGGTCAAACAAAGACAAAACTAGGCAATAGCGAAGTTCGTACGGTTACCGATGCGGCCTTTAGTGAATCCTTTTCCAATTTTTTATTTGAAAATCCAACAACTGCAAAGATTATTGTGGAAAAAGGTTTGATGGCTTCAAGGGCACGAATGGCAGCTAAGAAGGCACGTGAATTAACCCGTAGAAAAGGTGCCTTGGAAGTTTCCAATCTTCCGGGAAAACTTGCAGATTGTTCGTCCCGTGACGCTGAAATAAGTGAATTATACATTGTTGAGGGAGATTCCGCTGGTGGATCTGCAAAACAAGGACGTGACCGGCATTTTCAGGCGATCCTGCCGCTACGTGGGAAAATTCTAAACGTGGAGAAAGCCCGATTGGATAAGATCTTGTCGAATAATGAAGTACGAATGATGATTACTGCTCTTGGAACCGGAATTGCGGAGGATTTTGATATCACCAAGGCACGTTATCATAAAGTAGTAATCATGACCGACGCAGATGTGGATGGTGCGCATATCAGGACATTATTATTAACCTTTTTCTATCGGTATATGCGTCCATTAATTGAAAATGGTTATATTTACATTGCTCAGCCACCGCTTTATAAAATCCAGCAAGGTAAAATAGCCCACTATGCTTATGATGATAAGGAATTGGATCGTATTTTGGAGGAAATTCCCAAGGTACCAAAACCAGGTTTACAACGTTATAAAGGTCTTGGTGAAATGAATGCCGAACAGTTATGGGAAACAACCATGAATCCGGAGTCCAGAACATTACTGCAAGTGGAACTGGAAGATGCGATTGATGCGGATCAGGTGTTTAATATCCTGATGGGTGACAAGGTAGAACCAAGACGGAACTTTATCCAGGAAAATGCGCAATATGTGAAGAACCTGGATATTTAA
- the recF gene encoding DNA replication/repair protein RecF (All proteins in this family for which functions are known are DNA-binding proteins that assist the filamentation of RecA onto DNA for the initiation of recombination or recombinational repair.) — protein sequence MHIQQLTLKNYRNYDQLDLAFDDKINLIIGENAQGKTNLMEAIYVLAFTKSHRTAREKELIQWEKEYAKIEGRITKRNQSLPLEIVISSKGKKAKMNHMEQKRLSDYVGALNVVMFAPEDLTLVKGVPQIRRRFIDMELGQIQPRYVYHLGQYQKILKQRNHLLKQMQRQSVFDRTMLTVLTEQLIEHAATLVERRFNFLDLLRKWAGPIHRGISRGLESLEIQYSPTIEVSETANKEKIVTTYLSKFKSLQDKEIDRGTTLIGPHRDDLLFLVNNKDVQTFGSQGQQRTTALSLKLAEIELICNEVGEYPVLLLDDVLSELDDYRQSHLLNTIKGKVQTFVSTTSIEGINHDTLQEAELFRVRNGTVDT from the coding sequence ATGCATATTCAGCAATTAACCTTGAAAAATTATCGAAATTATGATCAGCTGGACCTCGCGTTTGATGATAAAATCAATCTTATTATTGGTGAAAATGCACAAGGAAAGACAAACCTGATGGAAGCCATTTATGTTTTAGCATTCACCAAGTCCCATCGAACAGCAAGGGAAAAAGAACTCATCCAGTGGGAGAAAGAATATGCTAAAATAGAGGGAAGGATTACAAAACGAAATCAATCGCTGCCACTTGAAATTGTTATCTCCTCAAAAGGGAAAAAAGCAAAAATGAATCATATGGAACAAAAGCGCCTGAGTGATTATGTGGGCGCATTAAACGTCGTTATGTTTGCCCCGGAAGATTTGACGCTGGTTAAAGGTGTGCCGCAAATTCGCCGACGGTTTATTGATATGGAACTTGGTCAAATTCAACCCCGATATGTTTATCATTTAGGACAGTATCAAAAAATATTAAAACAACGAAATCATTTATTAAAACAAATGCAACGCCAGTCAGTATTTGATCGTACCATGCTTACTGTTTTAACGGAGCAGTTAATTGAACATGCTGCAACATTAGTTGAGCGGCGATTTAACTTCCTGGATTTATTGCGGAAATGGGCAGGTCCTATTCATCGGGGAATAAGTCGGGGGCTTGAAAGCCTTGAAATCCAGTATTCTCCAACGATTGAAGTATCAGAAACAGCAAATAAGGAGAAAATAGTAACAACTTATCTATCCAAATTTAAAAGCCTGCAAGATAAAGAAATTGACCGGGGAACCACCTTGATCGGTCCACACCGTGATGATTTGTTGTTTTTGGTCAACAACAAGGATGTGCAAACCTTTGGCTCCCAAGGCCAGCAGCGAACAACTGCATTATCCCTTAAGCTTGCCGAGATTGAGTTAATTTGTAATGAAGTTGGTGAATATCCGGTACTTTTACTTGATGATGTATTGAGTGAACTGGATGATTACCGGCAATCTCATCTGTTAAATACGATTAAAGGTAAGGTTCAAACCTTTGTATCAACAACAAGCATTGAAGGAATTAACCATGATACATTGCAGGAAGCGGAGCTATTTCGTGTCAGAAACGGCACAGTAGATACATAG